In a single window of the Pseudoxanthomonas sp. F37 genome:
- a CDS encoding DNA topoisomerase I produces MPKHLLIVESPAKAKTINKYLGKDFTVLASYGHVRDLVPKEGAVDPDNGFAMRYDLIDKNEKHVDAIAKAAKGADDIFLATDPDREGEAISWHIAEILKERGLLKDKPLHRVVFTEITPRAIKEAMTQPRQIAGDLVDAQQARRALDYLVGFNLSPVLWRKVQRGLSAGRVQSPALRMIVEREEEIEAFVAREYWSIEAECAHPRQPFTAKLTKLDGQKFEQFTVTDGDTAEAARLRIQQAAQGSLHVTDVSSKERKRRPAPPFTTSTLQQEASRKLGFTTRKTMQVAQKLYEGVNIGDEEGTVGLISYMRTDSVSLSAEALAEIRDVIARDYGTQALPDKPNVYVTKSKNAQEAHEAVRPTSALRTPAQVARHLSDDERKLYDLIWKRAVACQMVPATLNTVSVDLAAGSQHSFRASGTTVVDPGFLAVYEEGKDQKNAEDDDEGRKLPPMKPGDSVPLDRIHADQHFTQPPPRFTEAALVKALEEYGIGRPSTYASIIQTLIFRKYVEMEGRAFKPSDVGRAVSKFLAGHFTQYVDYDFTAKLEDELDAVSRGEEEWIPLMEKFWGPFKELVAEKAETVDRSEATGARELGTDPKSGKPVSVRLGRYGPYAQIGDKDTDEKLEFASLRPGQSMHTITLEDALELFKLPRKLGQDKGEEVSVGIGRFGPFAKRGSTYASLKKEDDPYTIDLARAVFLIEEKEEIARNRIIKEFDGSDIQVLNGRFGPYISDGKLNGKIPKDREPASLTLDEVQKLLEETGKPVRRGFGAKKAAAKKAPAKAAVKADGAAKKAPAKKVAKKATKKTATKKAAAKKVAKKVAKKAAAGDDAPF; encoded by the coding sequence ATGCCCAAGCACCTGCTCATCGTCGAGTCGCCCGCCAAGGCCAAGACGATCAACAAATACCTCGGCAAGGACTTCACCGTCCTGGCGTCCTATGGCCACGTCCGGGACCTGGTGCCGAAGGAAGGAGCGGTGGACCCGGACAACGGGTTTGCGATGCGCTACGACCTGATAGACAAGAACGAGAAGCACGTCGACGCCATCGCCAAGGCCGCCAAGGGCGCCGACGACATCTTCCTGGCCACCGACCCGGACCGCGAAGGGGAAGCCATCAGCTGGCACATCGCCGAGATCCTGAAGGAACGCGGCCTGCTGAAGGACAAGCCGCTGCATCGGGTGGTGTTCACCGAGATCACGCCGCGCGCCATCAAGGAAGCCATGACCCAGCCGCGCCAGATCGCCGGCGACCTGGTCGATGCCCAGCAGGCGCGCCGCGCGCTGGATTACCTGGTCGGCTTCAACCTCTCGCCGGTGCTGTGGCGCAAGGTGCAGCGCGGCCTGTCCGCCGGCCGCGTGCAGTCGCCCGCCCTGCGCATGATCGTGGAGCGCGAGGAGGAGATCGAAGCCTTCGTCGCCCGCGAATACTGGAGCATCGAAGCCGAGTGCGCGCATCCGCGCCAGCCCTTCACCGCCAAGCTGACGAAGCTCGACGGGCAGAAGTTCGAACAGTTCACCGTTACCGACGGCGACACCGCCGAAGCCGCGCGCCTGCGCATCCAGCAGGCCGCGCAGGGCTCGCTGCACGTCACCGATGTCAGCAGCAAGGAACGCAAGCGTCGTCCGGCGCCTCCCTTCACCACCTCCACGCTGCAGCAGGAAGCCTCGCGCAAGCTCGGCTTCACCACCCGCAAGACCATGCAGGTGGCGCAGAAGCTGTACGAAGGCGTCAACATCGGCGACGAGGAAGGCACCGTCGGCCTGATCAGCTACATGCGTACCGACTCGGTCAGCCTGTCCGCCGAAGCGCTGGCCGAGATCCGCGACGTCATCGCGCGCGACTACGGCACCCAGGCCTTGCCCGACAAGCCCAACGTCTACGTCACCAAGTCCAAGAACGCGCAGGAAGCGCACGAAGCCGTGCGCCCGACCAGCGCGCTGCGCACGCCCGCGCAGGTCGCCAGGCACCTGAGCGACGACGAGCGCAAGCTGTACGATCTGATCTGGAAGCGCGCCGTCGCCTGCCAGATGGTGCCGGCCACGCTCAACACGGTGTCGGTCGACCTGGCCGCCGGCAGCCAGCACAGCTTCCGCGCCAGCGGCACCACCGTGGTCGACCCCGGCTTCCTGGCCGTGTACGAGGAAGGCAAGGACCAGAAGAACGCCGAGGACGACGACGAAGGCCGCAAGCTGCCGCCGATGAAGCCCGGCGACAGCGTGCCGCTGGACCGCATCCACGCCGACCAGCATTTCACCCAGCCGCCGCCGCGCTTCACCGAAGCGGCGCTGGTCAAGGCGCTGGAGGAATACGGCATCGGCCGTCCCTCCACCTATGCCTCGATCATCCAGACCCTGATCTTCCGCAAGTACGTGGAAATGGAAGGCCGTGCCTTCAAGCCCAGCGACGTGGGCCGCGCGGTCAGCAAGTTCCTGGCCGGCCACTTCACCCAATACGTGGACTACGATTTCACCGCCAAGCTGGAGGACGAGCTGGACGCCGTCTCCCGTGGCGAGGAAGAGTGGATCCCGCTGATGGAGAAGTTCTGGGGCCCGTTCAAGGAACTGGTGGCCGAGAAGGCCGAAACCGTGGACCGCAGCGAAGCCACCGGCGCACGCGAGCTGGGCACCGATCCCAAGTCCGGCAAGCCGGTCAGCGTGCGCCTGGGCCGCTACGGGCCGTACGCGCAGATCGGCGACAAGGACACCGACGAGAAGCTGGAGTTCGCTTCGCTGCGCCCCGGCCAGTCCATGCACACCATCACCCTGGAAGACGCGCTGGAGCTGTTCAAGCTGCCGCGCAAGCTGGGCCAGGACAAGGGCGAAGAGGTCAGCGTGGGCATCGGCCGCTTCGGCCCGTTCGCCAAGCGCGGCAGCACCTACGCTTCGCTGAAGAAGGAAGACGACCCGTACACGATCGACCTGGCGCGTGCGGTGTTCCTGATCGAAGAGAAGGAAGAGATCGCACGCAACCGCATCATCAAGGAATTCGACGGCAGCGACATCCAGGTGCTGAACGGCCGCTTCGGCCCGTACATCAGCGACGGCAAGCTCAACGGCAAGATCCCGAAGGACCGCGAGCCGGCGTCGCTGACGCTGGACGAGGTGCAGAAGCTGCTGGAAGAAACCGGCAAGCCCGTGCGCCGCGGCTTCGGCGCCAAGAAAGCCGCCGCGAAGAAGGCCCCGGCGAAGGCGGCGGTGAAGGCCGACGGGGCGGCGAAGAAGGCGCCCGCCAAGAAGGTGGCAAAGAAGGCCACCAAGAAGACGGCCACGAAGAAGGCGGCCGCCAAGAAGGTGGCGAAGAAAGTGGCCAAGAAGGCCGCGGCCGGGGACGACGCGCCCTTCTGA
- a CDS encoding L-threonylcarbamoyladenylate synthase, translating into MPIERTIEEAAEVIRSGGIVVYPTEAVWGLGCDPFDEGAVHRLLAIKQRPVEKGLILIAATLEQLRPLIDFAAVPTDRLAEVLSSWPGPYTWVMPATAQAPRWITGQHRGIAVRVSGHPTVVGLCQAYGGALVSTSANLSGRPAVSDYGALDPALLTRVDATVPGQTGGLARPTAIRDALTGQALRE; encoded by the coding sequence ATGCCCATCGAACGGACCATCGAAGAAGCCGCGGAAGTGATACGCAGCGGCGGCATCGTCGTCTATCCCACCGAGGCCGTATGGGGCCTGGGCTGCGATCCGTTCGACGAGGGTGCCGTGCACCGCCTGCTCGCGATCAAGCAGCGGCCGGTGGAGAAGGGCCTGATCCTGATCGCGGCCACGCTGGAACAGCTGCGTCCGCTGATCGATTTCGCCGCCGTTCCCACCGACCGCCTGGCCGAGGTGCTGTCCAGCTGGCCGGGGCCCTACACGTGGGTGATGCCGGCGACCGCGCAGGCACCCCGCTGGATCACCGGCCAGCATCGCGGCATCGCCGTGCGCGTCAGCGGGCACCCCACCGTGGTCGGCCTGTGCCAGGCCTATGGCGGTGCGTTGGTGTCCACCAGCGCGAACCTGAGCGGCCGGCCCGCGGTCAGCGACTACGGCGCACTGGACCCGGCCTTGCTGACGCGCGTGGATGCCACCGTGCCCGGCCAGACCGGCGGCCTGGCCCGTCCCACCGCCATCCGCGACGCACTGACCGGCCAAGCGCTGCGTGAATAG
- a CDS encoding DUF4124 domain-containing protein produces the protein MPRLALLLLPVFLIPTPSSAQPAKPAAVPAEVTIYRCTNASGALTLRDSPCLKGEQQDVRTMQRPRDPAPSAPPAPPPPTPAAPVANTTVQVVYVTPPRPLYECVTPEGETYTSDDGEGNPRWIPYWSLGTPAWPRDRHTGSASVSGNLSIGNGTLSFQSGDPRPPRPPHPPRPGHGGAGYAPGGAWIRDTCHALPQSEVCARLSDRRYEILRRYGSAMSSERRALDLEQRDIDARIANDCRNP, from the coding sequence ATGCCGCGCCTTGCCCTGCTCCTGCTGCCGGTCTTCCTGATCCCGACGCCGTCCTCCGCGCAGCCGGCGAAGCCAGCGGCCGTCCCCGCCGAGGTCACCATCTACCGCTGCACGAACGCCAGCGGCGCGCTCACGCTGCGCGACTCCCCTTGCCTGAAGGGCGAGCAGCAGGACGTCCGCACCATGCAGCGCCCGCGCGATCCGGCGCCGTCCGCGCCGCCGGCCCCACCGCCGCCAACGCCGGCCGCACCGGTCGCGAACACCACCGTCCAGGTGGTGTATGTCACCCCGCCCCGCCCCCTGTACGAGTGCGTGACGCCCGAAGGCGAGACCTACACCAGCGACGATGGCGAGGGCAATCCGCGCTGGATACCGTACTGGTCGCTCGGCACCCCTGCATGGCCACGCGACCGCCACACGGGTTCCGCCAGCGTGTCGGGCAACCTCTCCATCGGCAACGGCACGCTGTCGTTCCAGAGCGGCGATCCCCGACCGCCACGCCCGCCCCATCCGCCCCGGCCGGGCCACGGCGGCGCCGGGTACGCACCGGGCGGCGCATGGATCCGCGACACCTGCCACGCACTGCCGCAATCCGAAGTCTGCGCACGGTTGTCCGACCGCCGGTATGAAATACTCCGGCGCTACGGCAGCGCGATGTCGAGCGAGCGGCGCGCGCTGGATCTGGAACAGCGCGACATCGACGCGCGCATCGCCAACGACTGCAGGAACCCATGA
- a CDS encoding DUF4124 domain-containing protein: protein MSRIPASYARRLALAIVLGAAIAPASRAGDVVIYRCTDASGALTLQNAPCPKGMKQEQRTLPGVNTVPMAPASPAAPPAAAQRPPATPSSPTTREPAPAAPAADAPRLPPPVLFQCTTYDKDTYVTEDSEPASRCVALRTTGLDGNPQGGAGQACEVVRDTCARVPDGALCDAWRKRRDETEVAWRFARRENVERNRAEYQRVARILSESDCGE from the coding sequence ATGAGTCGCATCCCCGCTTCCTATGCCCGCCGCCTGGCGCTGGCGATCGTCCTTGGCGCCGCCATCGCGCCCGCATCACGGGCTGGCGACGTCGTCATCTATCGCTGCACCGACGCCAGCGGCGCGCTGACGCTGCAGAACGCACCGTGCCCCAAGGGCATGAAACAGGAGCAGCGCACCCTGCCTGGCGTCAACACGGTGCCGATGGCGCCGGCGAGCCCGGCTGCGCCCCCGGCTGCCGCGCAGAGGCCCCCGGCCACCCCGTCCAGCCCCACGACGCGGGAGCCCGCACCCGCCGCACCCGCGGCCGATGCGCCCCGACTGCCGCCACCGGTCCTGTTCCAGTGCACCACCTACGACAAGGACACCTACGTCACCGAGGACAGCGAGCCCGCCTCGCGCTGCGTCGCGCTGCGCACGACCGGACTGGACGGCAACCCGCAGGGCGGCGCGGGCCAGGCCTGCGAAGTGGTGCGCGACACTTGCGCCCGCGTGCCGGACGGTGCGCTGTGCGATGCGTGGAGGAAGCGCCGCGACGAAACCGAAGTGGCCTGGCGCTTCGCGCGCCGCGAGAATGTCGAGAGGAACCGCGCCGAGTACCAGCGGGTGGCGCGCATCCTGTCCGAAAGCGACTGCGGAGAGTAG
- a CDS encoding type 1 glutamine amidotransferase domain-containing protein, which translates to MGRWIKWIATACGALVLVVCIVGFAYMRALDLDSQPAAEARSTVAELDFMRNAVAGSRGRILAVVTSTSHFPDGGKKAGFELTELARAYYVFLANGYEVDIASPRGGLPPMRRDDEDMVPADHAFLNDAGARRKLAASLRVADVDASRYDAVYFVGGKGTMFDFPDNPGIQRLVRQVYQSGGVIGAVCHGPAALLEVTLDDGEPLLRGRRVAAFSNAEELFLMEDARARFPYLLQDRILQKGGRYVEGPMYLDNTVVDGRIVTGQNPWSTWSTAEAMVRALGHVPVTRAPGRDEQAVRVMAAYHRHGIAAARKVRAALPEADKRLLLMHALVAAMQGRAGDAWHLQALALG; encoded by the coding sequence ATGGGACGCTGGATCAAGTGGATCGCGACGGCGTGTGGTGCGCTCGTCCTGGTGGTATGCATCGTCGGCTTCGCGTACATGCGCGCACTGGACCTGGACAGCCAGCCCGCCGCGGAAGCGCGAAGCACGGTGGCCGAGCTGGACTTCATGCGCAACGCGGTGGCCGGGTCGCGTGGCCGCATCCTCGCCGTGGTCACCAGCACGTCGCACTTTCCCGATGGCGGAAAGAAGGCCGGCTTCGAGCTGACCGAACTGGCGCGCGCGTACTACGTGTTCCTGGCCAATGGCTACGAGGTGGACATCGCCAGTCCCCGCGGTGGCCTGCCGCCGATGCGGCGGGATGACGAGGACATGGTCCCCGCCGACCATGCCTTCCTCAACGATGCCGGGGCGCGGCGGAAGCTGGCCGCGAGCCTGCGCGTGGCCGACGTGGATGCGTCGCGTTATGACGCGGTGTACTTCGTTGGCGGCAAGGGCACCATGTTCGATTTTCCCGACAATCCCGGCATCCAGCGCCTGGTGCGCCAGGTGTACCAGAGCGGCGGCGTCATCGGCGCCGTCTGCCATGGGCCGGCAGCGCTGCTCGAGGTGACGCTGGACGACGGCGAGCCGCTGCTGCGTGGCCGTCGCGTGGCGGCCTTCAGCAATGCCGAAGAGCTGTTCCTGATGGAGGATGCGCGCGCACGGTTCCCGTATCTCCTTCAGGACCGCATTCTCCAGAAGGGTGGGCGCTACGTGGAAGGCCCGATGTATCTGGACAACACGGTCGTCGATGGCCGCATCGTCACCGGGCAGAACCCGTGGTCGACCTGGTCGACGGCGGAGGCCATGGTGCGTGCGCTGGGCCATGTCCCGGTCACCCGGGCGCCGGGACGCGACGAGCAGGCGGTGCGGGTGATGGCGGCCTACCACCGGCACGGCATCGCCGCCGCGCGCAAGGTGCGGGCCGCCCTGCCCGAGGCGGACAAGCGCCTGTTGCTGATGCACGCCTTGGTCGCGGCCATGCAGGGGCGTGCGGGCGATGCGTGGCATCTCCAGGCGCTGGCGCTGGGCTGA
- a CDS encoding SDR family oxidoreductase, producing the protein MAANRWRLEGQRALVTGASAGIGLATARELLGFGADLMMVARDADALQDVRHELADEHPEREISVLAADVADDEDRRAILDWVEDHGDGLNILVNNAGGNVTRAAVDYTEDEWRGIFETNLFSAFELSRYAHPLLTRHAASCIVNVGSVSGITAVRSGAPYGMTKAALHQLTRNLAAEWAEDGVRVNAVAPWYIRTRRTSGPLSDPDYYDEVIARTPMRRIGEPEEVAAAVGFLCLPASSYITGECIAVDGGFLRYGF; encoded by the coding sequence GTGGCGGCTAACCGATGGCGTTTGGAGGGGCAGCGGGCGCTGGTGACCGGTGCCAGCGCGGGCATCGGACTGGCGACCGCGCGCGAACTGCTGGGCTTCGGCGCGGACCTGATGATGGTGGCGCGCGATGCCGACGCGCTGCAGGACGTGCGGCACGAGCTGGCCGACGAGCATCCCGAGCGCGAGATCAGCGTGCTGGCCGCCGACGTGGCCGACGACGAAGACCGCCGCGCCATCCTGGACTGGGTGGAAGACCATGGCGATGGCCTGAACATCCTGGTCAACAATGCCGGCGGCAACGTCACCCGCGCGGCGGTGGACTACACCGAGGACGAGTGGCGCGGCATCTTCGAGACCAACCTGTTCTCCGCCTTCGAACTGTCGCGCTATGCGCACCCGCTGCTCACCCGGCATGCTGCCTCTTGCATCGTCAATGTCGGCAGCGTGTCGGGCATCACCGCCGTGCGCAGCGGCGCGCCCTACGGCATGACCAAGGCCGCCCTGCACCAGCTGACCCGCAACCTGGCCGCCGAGTGGGCCGAGGACGGCGTGCGGGTGAATGCGGTGGCGCCCTGGTACATCCGCACGCGCCGCACATCGGGGCCGCTGTCGGACCCGGACTATTACGACGAAGTGATCGCGCGCACCCCGATGCGTCGCATCGGTGAGCCGGAAGAAGTCGCCGCCGCCGTCGGATTCCTCTGCCTGCCGGCCTCCAGCTACATCACCGGCGAGTGCATCGCGGTGGATGGCGGGTTCCTGCGCTACGGATTCTGA
- the sppA gene encoding signal peptide peptidase SppA codes for MWDVANFTRKLVLNLIFFGLLFLVFIFFIIAAGSGGVKPLMERTTFVLAPEGRLVEQFTADPATRALAKALGDKSAEEVQLRDLLRAIEAAQKDEKIERMLLRVDQLQPTGYASLREVAAALAKFRASGKQIVAFGENLSQTQYLLAAQADEVYLDPMGSLLLEGLGRYRQYYREGLQDKLGVDVHLFKVGEYKSAAEPYVLDAASKEAKEADLYWMNDVWQRLLADIAKVRKTTPEALAAGIDTLPEGIAAAGGDLAKYALQQKLVDGLKTQEEVEDLLIERGVADEDSDTGFRAIGLTGYLTQLDAKINPLDKRPQVAVVVAEGEITDGDQPAGRVGGLSTSALLREARDDDDVKAVVLRVDSPGGGVYASEQIRREVAALKKAGKPVVVSMGDLAASGGYWISMNADRIYADPSTITGSIGIFGVIPTVPRTLEKIGVRTDGVGTTRFAGAFDITRPLDPAVGQVIQSVIDKGYADFTGKVADARKKSVEEIDAVARGRVWSGAQAKERGLVDELAGLDAALAEAARRAELGEAGKYRVRYIEKMSSPFSQFMGGFAGSRIGAAWLKDSDFARALLARSLPEMEAQLRFVEEAVNDRQGAPVKSLAYCFCGF; via the coding sequence CTGTGGGACGTGGCGAATTTCACCCGCAAGCTGGTCCTCAACCTGATCTTCTTCGGGCTGCTGTTCCTGGTCTTCATCTTCTTCATCATCGCCGCCGGCAGTGGCGGGGTGAAGCCGCTGATGGAGCGCACCACCTTCGTGCTGGCGCCGGAAGGCCGCCTGGTGGAGCAGTTCACCGCCGACCCGGCCACCCGCGCGCTGGCCAAGGCGCTGGGCGACAAGAGCGCGGAGGAAGTGCAGCTGCGCGACCTTCTGCGCGCCATCGAGGCGGCGCAGAAGGACGAGAAGATCGAGCGCATGCTGCTGCGCGTGGACCAGCTGCAACCCACCGGCTACGCCTCGCTGCGCGAAGTCGCCGCCGCGCTGGCGAAGTTCCGCGCCTCCGGCAAGCAGATCGTCGCCTTCGGCGAGAACCTCAGCCAGACCCAGTACCTGCTGGCCGCGCAGGCCGACGAGGTCTACCTGGACCCGATGGGCAGCCTGTTGCTGGAGGGCCTGGGCCGCTACCGCCAGTACTACCGCGAAGGCCTGCAGGACAAGCTGGGCGTGGATGTGCACCTGTTCAAGGTGGGCGAATACAAGTCGGCGGCCGAACCCTACGTGCTGGATGCGGCCTCCAAGGAAGCCAAGGAAGCCGACCTGTACTGGATGAACGACGTGTGGCAGCGCCTGCTGGCCGACATCGCCAAGGTCCGCAAGACCACGCCCGAAGCGCTGGCCGCCGGCATCGACACGCTGCCCGAAGGCATCGCCGCCGCCGGGGGCGACTTGGCCAAGTACGCCCTGCAGCAGAAGCTGGTGGACGGCCTGAAGACCCAGGAGGAAGTCGAGGACCTGCTGATCGAGCGCGGCGTGGCCGATGAGGATTCGGACACCGGCTTCCGCGCCATCGGCCTGACCGGCTACCTGACCCAGCTCGACGCCAAGATCAATCCGCTGGACAAGCGTCCGCAGGTCGCCGTGGTGGTGGCCGAAGGCGAGATCACCGACGGCGACCAGCCGGCCGGCCGCGTCGGTGGGTTGTCCACCTCGGCGCTGCTGCGCGAGGCGCGCGACGACGACGACGTGAAGGCCGTGGTGCTGCGCGTGGATTCGCCCGGCGGCGGCGTGTACGCCTCCGAGCAGATCCGTCGCGAAGTGGCCGCGCTGAAGAAGGCCGGCAAGCCGGTCGTCGTGTCGATGGGCGACCTGGCTGCGTCAGGCGGCTACTGGATCAGCATGAATGCCGACCGCATCTACGCCGACCCGTCCACCATCACCGGCTCGATCGGCATCTTCGGCGTGATTCCCACCGTGCCGCGCACGCTGGAGAAGATCGGCGTGCGCACCGACGGCGTGGGCACCACCCGCTTCGCCGGCGCGTTCGACATCACCCGTCCGCTGGACCCGGCCGTGGGCCAGGTGATCCAGTCGGTCATCGACAAGGGTTACGCCGACTTCACCGGCAAGGTTGCCGACGCGCGCAAGAAGTCCGTCGAGGAGATCGACGCCGTGGCCCGTGGCCGCGTGTGGAGTGGTGCGCAGGCCAAGGAGCGGGGACTGGTCGACGAACTGGCGGGCCTAGACGCGGCGCTGGCCGAGGCCGCGCGCCGCGCCGAGCTGGGCGAGGCCGGCAAGTACCGCGTGCGCTACATCGAGAAGATGTCCTCGCCGTTCTCGCAGTTCATGGGTGGCTTCGCGGGCAGCCGCATCGGTGCGGCCTGGCTGAAGGATTCGGACTTCGCGCGCGCGCTGCTGGCGCGCAGCCTGCCCGAGATGGAAGCACAGCTGCGCTTCGTCGAGGAGGCCGTCAACGACCGCCAGGGTGCGCCGGTGAAGTCGCTGGCGTACTGCTTCTGCGGTTTCTGA
- a CDS encoding MATE family efflux transporter, with product MSVSPSPSPRFGQEVRATATLALPLVLGHVSTGLIGFVDNVIAGHHATATLAAVTVGTALLWLPMMVPIGTLISLTASVSQLDGAHRRDEIAPLFRQALWLSLGLGLLMFAFLSVAPQALAAFGIAPDIIPGATAFLHGIRWGVPALTLYFCMRYLSEGTHWTLPTMILGFGGLLVLAPVGYVLTFGKLGFPELGAGGLGIASALTMWLQAIAFATYLARAKRFADLHLFAHFDPPRRGPIMRLLRTGLPIGITVLMEGSLFIVTALLIARLGATPAAAHQIAINVSALCFMVPMGVAEATTVRVGHAVGSGDVAGIRRAAHAGYVIVLATQAMSALFLLLGHDLVVALYTDDLAVAGLAGTLLLFAAAFQFPDGIQVLSAGALRGLKDTRVPMWLAVVSYWGLGMPLGAGLGLGLGWGPQGMWLGLIVGLTAAAVLLGWRFERSSRRRTAVMSA from the coding sequence ATGTCTGTTTCCCCCTCCCCGAGCCCGCGCTTCGGCCAGGAAGTGCGCGCGACGGCCACGCTCGCCCTGCCGCTGGTGCTGGGCCACGTGTCCACCGGCCTGATCGGCTTCGTCGACAACGTCATCGCCGGCCACCACGCCACCGCCACGCTGGCGGCGGTGACCGTGGGCACGGCGCTGCTGTGGCTGCCGATGATGGTGCCGATCGGCACGCTGATCTCGCTGACCGCCTCGGTCTCGCAGCTCGATGGCGCCCACCGGCGCGACGAGATCGCGCCGCTGTTCCGCCAGGCGCTGTGGCTGTCGCTGGGCCTGGGCCTGCTGATGTTCGCCTTCCTCAGCGTGGCGCCGCAGGCGCTGGCGGCCTTCGGCATCGCGCCCGACATCATTCCCGGCGCCACCGCCTTCCTGCACGGCATCCGCTGGGGCGTACCGGCGCTGACGTTGTACTTCTGCATGCGCTATCTCAGCGAGGGCACGCACTGGACGCTGCCCACGATGATCCTCGGCTTCGGCGGCCTGCTGGTGCTGGCCCCGGTGGGCTACGTGCTGACGTTCGGCAAGCTGGGATTCCCGGAATTGGGCGCAGGCGGCCTGGGCATCGCCTCGGCGCTGACCATGTGGCTGCAGGCCATCGCGTTCGCGACCTACCTGGCGCGCGCGAAGCGGTTCGCCGACCTGCACCTGTTCGCGCACTTCGATCCGCCGCGCCGCGGGCCGATCATGCGGCTGTTGCGCACCGGCCTGCCGATCGGCATCACGGTGCTGATGGAAGGCAGCCTGTTCATCGTCACCGCGCTGCTGATCGCACGCCTGGGGGCCACGCCCGCCGCCGCCCACCAGATCGCCATCAACGTGTCGGCGCTGTGCTTCATGGTGCCGATGGGCGTGGCCGAGGCCACTACCGTACGCGTGGGCCATGCGGTCGGTTCGGGCGACGTGGCCGGCATCCGCCGCGCCGCACATGCGGGTTATGTCATCGTGCTGGCCACGCAGGCGATGTCGGCGCTGTTCCTGCTGCTGGGGCACGACCTGGTGGTGGCCCTGTACACCGACGACTTGGCGGTAGCCGGGCTGGCCGGCACCCTGCTGTTGTTCGCGGCGGCGTTCCAGTTCCCCGACGGCATCCAGGTGCTGTCGGCCGGCGCGCTGCGCGGGCTGAAGGACACCCGCGTGCCCATGTGGCTGGCGGTGGTGTCGTACTGGGGTCTGGGCATGCCGCTGGGCGCCGGATTGGGCCTGGGGCTGGGCTGGGGCCCGCAGGGCATGTGGCTGGGCCTGATCGTGGGCCTGACCGCCGCGGCCGTGCTGCTGGGCTGGCGCTTCGAGCGCAGCAGCCGGCGCCGGACCGCCGTCATGTCAGCTTGA
- a CDS encoding DUF3667 domain-containing protein — MTPSHDAVHASACENCHTPLQGGFCHVCGQNAHNPLRSFGHAVEEVFESFWHLDGRIFRTLRTLLSPGRLANAYLAGHRAPYVAPLRLFVILSVLTFFVGKFATGSGDILSPPAVPDGKGGTTVKVTGTGDGGVDFDTLTDPDEVVSLRDRTIDGLLAARATIPPTLAFARGRVEDNIRGTQARARARIAELQPDHPALAQPDRIPENGPMPDTTGSLFSQNGKPWHPVDNPVRVAWLPEFGNRWLNKKIARAQDNIPRLQKDPELFKNAMMGAVPSALFVLVPVFALLLKLAYIGTGRLYLEHLVVALYSHAYLCLCVLAFFLLSFIDGLLPAQATVARAPVWLAELLVMFWMPVYLFWMQQRVYRQHPVLTLVKYLALGMLYFMLVVTAMVLLSLTSLVNA, encoded by the coding sequence ATGACCCCATCGCACGATGCCGTGCACGCCAGCGCGTGCGAGAACTGCCACACGCCGCTGCAGGGCGGGTTCTGCCACGTCTGCGGACAGAACGCACACAACCCGCTGCGCAGCTTCGGGCATGCGGTGGAGGAGGTGTTCGAATCGTTCTGGCACCTGGACGGCCGCATTTTCCGCACCCTGCGCACGCTGCTGTCGCCGGGCAGGCTGGCCAACGCCTACCTGGCCGGCCACCGGGCGCCATACGTGGCGCCGTTGCGGTTGTTCGTCATCCTGAGCGTGCTGACGTTCTTCGTGGGCAAGTTCGCCACTGGCAGCGGCGATATATTGAGCCCGCCCGCCGTCCCTGACGGCAAGGGCGGCACGACCGTGAAGGTGACCGGTACAGGGGACGGAGGCGTCGATTTCGACACCCTGACCGACCCCGACGAAGTGGTGAGCCTGCGCGACCGGACTATCGACGGGCTGCTGGCCGCCCGCGCCACCATTCCGCCGACGCTCGCTTTCGCGCGCGGACGGGTGGAAGACAACATCCGCGGCACCCAGGCGCGGGCGCGCGCGCGCATCGCCGAACTGCAGCCCGACCATCCGGCGCTGGCCCAACCCGACCGGATCCCGGAGAACGGGCCGATGCCCGACACCACCGGCTCGCTGTTCTCCCAGAACGGCAAGCCCTGGCATCCGGTCGACAATCCCGTGCGCGTGGCCTGGCTTCCTGAGTTCGGCAACCGCTGGTTGAACAAGAAGATCGCGCGCGCGCAGGACAACATCCCGCGCCTGCAGAAAGACCCGGAACTGTTCAAGAACGCCATGATGGGCGCCGTGCCGTCCGCGTTGTTCGTGCTGGTGCCGGTGTTCGCGCTGCTGTTGAAGCTGGCCTACATCGGCACAGGCCGGCTCTATCTGGAGCACCTGGTGGTGGCGCTCTACAGCCACGCCTACCTGTGCCTGTGCGTGCTGGCGTTCTTCCTGCTCTCCTTCATCGACGGCCTGCTGCCCGCGCAGGCGACCGTGGCGCGCGCGCCGGTGTGGCTGGCCGAATTGCTGGTCATGTTCTGGATGCCGGTCTACCTGTTCTGGATGCAGCAGCGCGTCTATCGCCAGCACCCGGTCCTCACGCTGGTTAAGTACCTCGCGCTGGGCATGCTGTACTTCATGCTGGTCGTCACGGCCATGGTGCTGCTGTCACTGACCAGCCTGGTGAACGCCTAG